The Urbifossiella limnaea genome has a window encoding:
- a CDS encoding 3-keto-disaccharide hydrolase, which translates to MRTTLSVALLLAFAGPVAAQPKAASLTPQEIADGWLMLFDGESTFGWKIDGAAEVQDGTLILGKGKKTVAYPTSRFGNAFEYEIQAAGTGSVSSPKERVEFESDPVTGWRTVTYRRTDTGVGMGSSGPGSVRGMSQKTDRPELAAAPFVIETDGTTPVRVRAAKLKPGGTTSLFNGKDLAGWTVNTADPKRAASKFEVPKDGELGVKNGPGDLKTDRVFGDFLFQMECKSNGKWLNSGVFFRCVPDQYQNGYEAQIQNAYLGDDRTKPLDFGTGAIYRRVAARKVVSNDHQWFTLTVLADGAHIATWVNGYQTVDWTDDRKSNDNPRQGLRTAAGHLSIQGHDPTTDLLFRRLRVAELR; encoded by the coding sequence ATGCGTACCACGCTCTCCGTCGCCCTGTTGCTCGCGTTCGCCGGCCCGGTTGCAGCCCAGCCGAAGGCCGCGAGCCTCACCCCGCAGGAGATCGCCGACGGCTGGCTGATGCTGTTCGACGGCGAATCGACGTTCGGTTGGAAGATCGACGGCGCCGCCGAGGTTCAGGATGGCACCCTGATTCTCGGGAAGGGGAAGAAGACGGTCGCGTACCCGACCAGCCGATTCGGGAACGCGTTCGAGTACGAGATACAAGCGGCCGGCACCGGTTCAGTGAGTAGCCCGAAAGAGCGGGTCGAGTTCGAGTCCGACCCGGTCACGGGGTGGCGCACGGTGACGTATCGCCGCACGGACACCGGCGTCGGCATGGGCTCCAGCGGCCCGGGTTCGGTGCGCGGCATGAGCCAGAAAACGGACCGCCCTGAACTCGCTGCCGCCCCGTTCGTGATCGAGACTGACGGGACAACGCCCGTTCGGGTCCGCGCCGCGAAGCTAAAGCCGGGCGGGACGACATCTCTCTTCAACGGCAAGGACCTCGCCGGGTGGACAGTAAATACCGCCGACCCCAAGCGGGCCGCGTCGAAGTTCGAGGTGCCGAAGGACGGGGAGTTGGGGGTCAAGAACGGGCCGGGCGACCTGAAGACGGACCGGGTGTTCGGCGACTTCTTGTTCCAGATGGAGTGCAAGAGTAACGGCAAGTGGCTCAACAGCGGGGTGTTCTTCCGCTGCGTCCCGGACCAGTACCAGAACGGCTACGAGGCCCAGATTCAGAACGCCTACCTCGGCGACGACCGCACCAAGCCGCTCGACTTCGGCACCGGGGCGATCTATCGGCGGGTCGCGGCGCGGAAGGTGGTGAGCAACGACCACCAGTGGTTCACTCTCACCGTGCTCGCTGACGGGGCGCACATCGCGACGTGGGTGAACGGCTACCAGACGGTGGACTGGACCGACGACCGCAAGTCGAACGACAACCCGCGGCAGGGGCTGCGGACCGCCGCGGGTCACCTGTCGATCCA